GAAGATCCCGGCTTCCGCGCTCTTCCACACGCCCGCCCGGTGAGCCGCGTAGAAAGATAGGACGGCGGCGGTTCTCCAAGGAGGTCCTATGCGGCGGCGCCGGTTTCTTTTCGCCTTTGTCCCCGCGCTTCTTCTGGCCTGCGGCGTCCCGGGCGAGGATCCTTCGCCCCTGGCGCGCGGGCCGGCGATCGCCGATCATGTGGTCCTCGTCAGCGTCGACGGCCTGCGGCCGGACGCGATCGACGCCGCCGGCGCCTCGAACCTGGCCGCCCTCGCCCGCCGCGGCGCCTCCTGCCCGGCCGCGGAGACGATCCGCCCGTCGATCACCCTGCCCAGCCACACGTCGATGCTGACGGGCCTGGATTTCTCCCGCCACGGCGTGGTCTGGAACAACTACCGGCCGGGCCATCTGCGGCACCCCTCGATCTTCTCCCGCGCCCGCCGCGCCGGGCTTTCGACGGCGATGTACTTCTCCAAGGACAAGTTCCACTTCATCGCCGATCCGCGGTGGGTGGACCGGATCTACGGACCGCCGGTTCCCAAAACCGTGCCGCCGATCCAGGACTACACCGACCCGGAGTTCCTGGCCCGCGAAGAGGAGAAAGAACGCCGCGCCGCTCAGGCTCCGCCGCGCCCCCCTTCGCGAACCCCCGCGAAACCCAAACCCGAAGAGCTGTCCACCCGCGCCGAAGTCCTCGCCCAAGTCTTTGCGGAAGAATGGCCCCGCCGGAAGTACGCCGTGGCCTTCGTGCACCTGCGCGAGCCCGACGAGGCCGGTCACCGCTACGGCTGGATGGGACCCGAGTATCTCGAAGCGGTCCGCGCCGCCGATCGCGCCGTGGGGGACATCGTCCGAACGATCGAGGAGGCGGGGCTCCTCGACCGCACCGCGATCCTCGTCACGGCCGACCACGGAGGCATGGCCAAGACGAAGAAACATTACCTGCATGCGGAGCCCGACCGGGCGGAAAACGTCCGCATCCCCTGGATCTGCCTGGCCCCCGGCGTGGACGCCGGACTCCGCATCGACCGCCCCGTGCGGACGTACGACACGGCCGCCACGGTGCTCGCCTTCCTGGGCCTCCCCGCTCCCGAGGGGATCGAGGGGCGTCCCGTCCAGGAGGTTCTGGCCCGGGAGGCCGTGCCCGCCGGACGCTGATTTCCGCCCGCCGCCTGTAACGCCGGCGCCCGCCAGGGTACTCATTTCCCCGGAATGGAAATCCGTCACGGCGCGCCGTTCGTGGGATATGAAAAGGGCGCCGGGACGGTCGATCCCGGCCAGGGAGGCGGAACCATGCCCACGCGCGCTCTCGCGGCGATTTTCGCCGCGCTCGTCCCGGTCCTGGGAGCGGCCCAGGAATCCGGTTCTCTTCAGATCGACGCCGCCAAGGGCACGATTTCCTTCGCCGCCCGCGTGGCCAAGTTCGACCAGTACGAACAGCTCAAGGGAGCCATCGAGTACCTGGTCGTCATGCCCGGCGGGAAGGAGTACGAAAGCGTCTTCGTGGCGCCCCTCGACCCCATCGCCCTCTACGAGGGACTCAAGAAGATCGGCGTCGAGCCCGGAA
This portion of the Planctomycetota bacterium genome encodes:
- a CDS encoding alkaline phosphatase family protein, which produces MRRRRFLFAFVPALLLACGVPGEDPSPLARGPAIADHVVLVSVDGLRPDAIDAAGASNLAALARRGASCPAAETIRPSITLPSHTSMLTGLDFSRHGVVWNNYRPGHLRHPSIFSRARRAGLSTAMYFSKDKFHFIADPRWVDRIYGPPVPKTVPPIQDYTDPEFLAREEEKERRAAQAPPRPPSRTPAKPKPEELSTRAEVLAQVFAEEWPRRKYAVAFVHLREPDEAGHRYGWMGPEYLEAVRAADRAVGDIVRTIEEAGLLDRTAILVTADHGGMAKTKKHYLHAEPDRAENVRIPWICLAPGVDAGLRIDRPVRTYDTAATVLAFLGLPAPEGIEGRPVQEVLAREAVPAGR